From Erigeron canadensis isolate Cc75 chromosome 5, C_canadensis_v1, whole genome shotgun sequence:
AGGGAGTACACTTGCATCTTGATGTCTCCCTGCCTCAACAAGATCGATAACGATACTCGACTCtttacctttttctttactttccaAAATATGATCACCAAACTTTTGTCGCTTTTCATGCGGTGTTTCACCCTGTATAATTCGTTAAAAGGGGTGAGAAACCAAACAGTCAATTAACACTTATTAAATTAGGGGATGTTTGGAAGTGTAATCGGGAACTGATTATTTGATATCACAATCTGAAAAACAGTTGTATTATAGATGGTGCATGACATGGTCTTTTTATGTATTCTGTTATGCGAAGTTTGAATTGTAGTTACAAACATTCATCAAGTATGATGATTTAAAACATGACTATATGAGcatttaaattttatcaattaaaaCCTTATTATGTAAAACCTATCCgttaataaaacttataaaaacttGTCTTTTGGTACCCCAATAATATCATTATCAGCATCAGTAGTAATGAAAACGTGGGTAAAAAGTTCGGCTGCATGCCAGCATAAGTAACTTAACAGCTTTCAGAAAGTCAGATTTGTATATTCAAATTGACTATTTGGCCCTTAAGTAATCAAATAAAGACAATCACAATCACTAAAGCCTATTGTTACAACTTCAAATCGAGATAAACAGCTTCATAACAAAAATCCAAACACCCCATAATGCACAGATTAAACTAACCTCAGAAGAACGCCCTCCTTTCAAACTAGACCACTCAATCCATTTGAAATCCTTCCAGATAAGAGTTGGCCTGACATGCCACGACCTAACAACCGACATCTTTTCTTGAGCTGCAACAAAGATTGTTACAATTAATGTTACCGAGAGTAATCCTCTTTACCCCTCAAAAAATAAGGTTACAATCTGGCCATATGTCAAAGTTTCAGCACAAGCTTTTAGAGAATTTTAAAGTCGAATTCATATTAAATATACATACCAGGAAATCGAACAGTTAGAGAAGTTAAATCAATCCTATTTGTCTCCACGACAACTGCTTCGCACCAGCTACAAAAAGATGTTGTGGCAGTATTAAGTAGGTATTcattaaacacatttaatgGACATATAATTTTAGTAATCAAGTCAttctatattatatacatatatattaagtaatCAAGTcattctatattatatatatatacatttgtcaTTTAAGCCTCATAAATAAGAACAATAGAAATGGGTTGTATAATGGTTTACTCATCAAAATACACTAAGGCATGACAAATTATAGTGTAAGGCATTCTACAGAGTTCTTACCGATCTTGTAACCACACATCAACTCGATCCCCGCTACACCAGGCATAATCTGTAATGGCTGTTCTACCTCTTTTTCTAGTGCGTTCGACCCTCAGTGTTGTCATGGGATGCGCAATGCGTATCCTGGGTGCCTCACTGGCTTCAGCTTCAAGTGGAACCCACTCCTTCAATGTTCCTGACCCTAGAGAAGAATATAGCACGACTGTGAGTAACAAAAAATGAGGTGTTATAGTAAGACAATCCAGTCAATATACAACAGTCTGCCTAAATTTTCTGAACATTGTTGTTTCCCAAAAATTACCAACAGGGAACATGGAAACCAAATATCACACCATCTAACCAATCTATACAATCTTTGTACCATCTTACCATCATCGGATTTGATTTCAGTGTAACAGACAAATGCTTTTCCATCCTTCAGAGTAAGTACATTTGCTGCGAACCAGGCACCTTTGATCTTGTCGTCATCTTTATAAACCTATAGCACAGGCAAATAGATGAACAAAAACGCAAGAGCTTCACAAGAACCATTGTTGATCTAGGTAAAAACATATTTATTACCTCAACAAAGCAGCCTTCTCTGATAATGTTCTCTTTCAAAGTCCCTGATGTACCTTGAGGAATGTTGTGGTCAACATCATAAGTGCTACCAGATGCAAACTCTGATCCAGAAATTACCTCAACCATTTTGGACAAGTCAGGACCTTTATGACCACTTACTACACTTTTTCCATTTTCAATGCTAGTACTTGAACCTGAAATGCCATCGATCAAAATCATCTGCTTCTTGGCTATGTCACCAGGACCCTCTTGCAGTGATACACCGTGTTTGAAAGTCTGAAACTCTTTGCCGTTAGCAGCAGTTTTAACCCTCTGTTTATCAATATAACCCTGCTGATTAGATAACTGAGTCTTCCAGTAACCCTCAGGACCAGCTTCAACCAACTCTCTTATAGTCAAGGGATTACCCATCGAAACAATTGTCCCAGCTTGTGACACAGCTTCTGCAGCCAGCTCAGCAGCTTTTACAATGGCATCCAAGTTTTCAGCATGTTTTGAAGCAGCAGAAGCAGCTTCAATTCTTCGACGAGCAGCTTCTCTGGCAGCGGAGATGACTGTATTAGCTTTATCATGTAAAATTATGTTGCTTTCAGTCCTACTTGATCGGAATACTTCCTCAGCCATTAACTTTGCCTGTTCTGCCACATTTGATGCAATTTTGGCCGCAGCTGCTGCCACTTTAGCAACAGATGAAGCAGCTGCTATCGAGACGGCTGAAGACGCTAGCTTTGCTTCATCATCTGAAACCAAACCAGAACTCTTTTGTGTTTCCAGCTGACTCCATAAACTTTGGCAGTGACTAACTGCAGCTGTAGCATGTACAGCTGCATCTACTGCTTGTACTTTGGACTCCTCAATTTTGCTTTCAATATCCTTTGTTGTCACAATCTTCTCCATGTTCTGGTCACCACGACTGAGTTCACCATGATTGCTTTTAGATATGATGGGTAGAGGTGTTGATAAGGAAGCTAATGTTGAAGAATGATTAGTAGCCAGAGGAGTCCCTGAATTTGCCTGAGTTTGAGCAACAAACGAGATTTGGTTGTAGCCTTCTGTACGAGGGGCCCACGACAAATGAGTCACAGGTGCAGATAGTGGTGCAATCTCTGCTTGACTAGTTGAAACCTTTTTCCTCTTCCGACTTTTTAAATCACTTGAAGGCTGACCTGATGACACCATCGCCTTCTTCACGTTGGCTACAGAAGACGGCCCAGAAGAAACAGTTGAACCAGCACTGGGGTCCACAGGGATCGGATTACCTGGAACACCTGATTCTTTGACAGTGGTTAATTTTACAGACTCTGTTATAGGCAAGGCAGATAAACGGGCACCAAAAGGAGTAACGGGTGATGAAGAAACCCATTGACCAGAGAGTGGGCCCTGAGATGGCCAGGATGGATTATGTCCAACAATACTTTGCACATGTGGAGACTGGCAAGGATGTAGCGGAGAAAGTGCAGGGCGATAATCAAGAAAATGACTTCTTGGCATTGCTTTCGACTGCGAACCATCATACGGGGTAGAAACATTCCAAAGAGGGGATGAAACGGGAATCATAGGACCAACGATTGGTGAAGAAATAACTTTGCTTTGGACAGAACCAACTTTTATTCCTTCTTCAGAATCTCTGTTTCCTGAAACTTCAAAAGATTGATTGAGTTCAGATATAAACAAAAGGGAGCTTCAAATAGTTAATAATAGCATTAAGTACCCGATCGTGATTGTGTAGGGGTACCAAGGTTGTTGGCTTTGGACTTTTGGCGATGTATCCTTTCTAGACATGCATGCCAAGCACCCTCCCACAGAGTCCTCCCACCATCTGTAAACACatgtaaaaacaataatatgAGATCTGATATTTTCCACCCGACTTTTTTTTACTGAAATATCTGGTTCACTTGATTAAAGAAAAGTGTTAGTGAGACTGACCAGATTGCCCGAATGCAGCAATCATATGAGGCTCTTCAGGTGGCACTCCAGAACTGAAACAGTCAGTCAtgcaaattaaaaagaaaagacaaaCTTGTGTGTGCATATGCATGTAAACTATAAGTGCTTACATTAATGATCCATATACAAAAATTTGTGCTCGCAATTGCAATTGTTGATTGTCAGTAAATGACTGCTGCAATAGATGGGTTGAACTATTCAGGTCAGGCAGATTTGGTGTAGAGATGGGCTGACCAGCACCTGGCTTTGGATTGCTGCACTCAATGCTCTCACTAGACTTCAAATCTTTGGCTGGGGGGGTGACATGTCCACTTGCAGGAAGGTTTATCAATGCTGGTGTCTTTTCCCCTTTCTGTGAACGCCTTATGGAAGTGGTTTGCTTCAGCTCGTTCCCTTTCTTGGCAGATTCTCTCCCAGCTGATTGTCTCCTTGGTTTACGCTTAGAAACCAATTTGGCTCCAGCTTCACTGGCAGCAACACCAGGCAGTTGAGAACCGGCAAGAATACCTTCAGGCAACTTGATAGGATCCAATTGGCTACCATAAGAACTAGCAGACGATACCTTTGTATTCTAAGCAAAGGTATGCGACAAAGGAACATTGAAAGGGTTATGATGTAGAAAAATAAAGCATGTATATTATTGTAAATACAAAATACAGATAGATACCTTTAACAAGCTAAGATTTTGACCATCACTTGCAATTacatcaaaagtaaaaaatgtcACTTCTTTTGTCTCACTGACAGAAGAAACAGGCTGAAGGCCCCCATCGTCTTTACTCACCGTTGAAAGTGGGGAATTCTCATACATGTTGCCTTTGGTGGCCTCTTGCACAACTCCTACACTTTCAGAAAGTTCAACATTTTTTGTCTGTAACACAGAGAAATCTTCAGGATTATCCGAAACAGCAGCACCATCTCTATTATGCACCTCATGATTAATGGCGATCTCAGGTGGAGCAGCTAATTCAACAGAAGTCTGTTGCTCACTCGAAGTATTAACTGTGAAATCCGATAGAGTAATCAGAATAGCATTAACATAATCGAATTGCATTTGAATCTTATTTGGCATATCACATATTGGAATTTAAATCAAACATAATATATccttaaattattttgattttgtagaTCACTAAAGAAAAACGAAGGAAGATCACCTGCTAAATTTAAAGGCTCCACGCCATCTTCTCCTGTACTTGATTCCTGAGGGACCACTAGACGATCTGCCTCAGCATTATGGTCACCTTTTGCTGTTAAATTAAAAGGGAGAGCAATTGTCTCCAAGTTCTTGGAGCACCTGGGACCACCTAGGTTATCCTCTACTGTTTGTTCACTTGGGCTAGCATTTAAGTTTCCAACAAAAGGATCACAGTGAACAGCCAGCTCATCTACAACTTTTTCGGCTCCATCAGAAGTGTCGTCCATTTCAACTGCTGGAATTGGACAATCCAATTCACAATCTAATTTAATATCGACAACTGTGGTCCCTATCTGGAAAATCCCCAATTCATTACCACTGTGCAATAAACTCGGCCCAGGTATAGGTGGTGATCTTGACTGATATTCACTATCAGCTGCAGAAACAGTCTCATAAAGTAATTGCGCACCATCCGTTATGCCGGGAGATGAATTTTTACTTGATTCCACATTAGCAGCTGATTATGCAACACAAGAATTAATCTTAAAATATCATTGGTGCTACAGTTATATTATGTATTAAACAAGAATCAGTTCAGATAATACCTGCATCACAATCTACTTTTTTATCAACAATTGTGGTCCCTATCTGGGAACTCCCCACTTCATTACCACTCTGCAATAAACTCAACCCAGGTACAGGTGGTGATATTGACTGATCTTTGCTAACATCAGCTGCGGAAACAGTTCCAGAAGGTAATTGCGCACCATCCGTTGTGTCTGGAGATGATATTTTACTTGATTCAACAGCAGCAGCTGATAATGCAAAACAGgaattagttttaaaatatcATTGGTGGTATAATTATATTACGTATGAAACAAGAATCAGTTCAGATTATACCTGCATCACAATCTACTTTAATATCAACAACTGTGGTCCCTATCTGGGAACTCTCCACTTCATTTCCACTGTGCAATAAACTCAGCCCAGGTATAGGTGGTGATCTTGACTGATCTTCGCTAACATCAGCTGCGAAAACATCCCCAGAAGGTAATTGTGCACCATCCATTGTGTCAGGAGATGATATTTTACTTGATTCCACCGCAGCAGCTGATAATGCAAAACAGGAAGTAGTTTTAAAGTATCATTGGTGGTACAGTTATTATATGTATGAAACAAGAATCAGTTCAAATTATACCTGCATCACAATCTACTTTAATATCAACTGTTGTCCCTATCTGGGAACTCCCCGCTTTGTTACCACTGTGCAATAAACTCAGCCCAGTAATAGTTAGTGATTTTGACTGATCTTCTCTAACATCAGCTGCGGAAACAGTCGTAGAAGGTAAATGCGCACCATCCGTGGTGTCGGGAGATGATATTTTACTCGATTCCACAGCAGCAGCTAATGCAAAACAGgaattagttttaaaatatcATTGGTGCTACCGTTATGTTATGCATGAAACAAAAATCAGTTCAGATTATACCTGCATCACAATCTACTTTAATATCAACAACTGTGATCCCTATCTGGGAGCACCGCGCTTCATTACGACCGTGCAATAAACTCAGTCCAGGTATAGGTGGTGATCTTGACTGACCTTCGCTAACATTAACTGCGGAAACAGTCCCAGAAGGTAATTGCGCACCATCTGTTGTGTCAGGAGATGATATTTTACTTGATTCCACGGTATTAGCTGATAATGCAAAACACGAATTACTTTTAGAATATCATTGGTGGTACAGTTATATTATGTATGAAACATGAATCGGTTTGGATTATACCTGCATCTGTTAAAACGGTAGTAATAGATTTGGATCCTTGACCCATTGCAATATCCCCTTCATAGCCTTCAAAAGACAAAGATGGTTCAACAACTTTCTGCCTATCAGGAGTTCCAACGACATTCATGTCCATATCTCTAAAATCCAAAACCGATTCTTCATCTTGTCTCTGACTAAAATTTGTTGCTTGACCCTTAGTGATAGCAATTGACTCCGATAGTTGAGTTGCATCATCATCCTGTATTATTTGGCTATCAACAATTATCTCGGCTGTGTGAGCTTTCACAGCATTATTGCCAGATATTTCAGGCTTATTTGAGATATCTTGAGCAGGCATTTCAGCTAAAGAGTCTGAAGTTAATAAAGTTTTACCAATATCATCAATCTCACTTCCTTCTCCAATCTCAGATTTACCATCAATTCCAACATCATTTTCTGCTTCCTTGACAGAACTACGCAAATGAATCATACTAGACAAAGAACCTACACTATCTtttggaaaatcaaaaacctCTGGCTTTGTATCGGCATCCTTAATTGTTTGCTTAGTGACACATCCACTATTTGGGGAAACTGCAAGCGCTTCTCCCGTCTTAAATATGCCAGCACTTTCAGCACCATTATCTGTTTCCTCAACAGTATGACTATGCAAATGAGACGGATTAGACACAGAACCCacattaaatttttcataatcAGAAATCTCTGACTTAGTATTCACATCCTCAGTTGCTTGTGTTGTAACAGATCCATTTTTTGGTGAAGCTGCTAGTGCTTCCCCAACTTCAGATATGCCAGCACTTCCAGCACCATTTTCTGTTTCCTTAACAGTATGACTATGCAAATGAGACGAACTGGACACAGAACCCACGTTAGATTTATGGAAATCGGATATATTTGACTTTGTATCGACATCCTCAGTTGCTTGTGTGGCAACACATCCACTGCTTGGAGGAGTTGCAAGTGCTTCCCCCCTCTCAGATTTGCCGTCACTTCCAACGCCATTTTCTGTTTCCACAACAGGAGTATAAtttggaaaatcaaaaacctCTAATTTCGTATCGATGTCCTGAGTAGCTTGTGTTGCGACACATCCACTATTTAGTGAAACTGCAAGTGCCTCTCCCATCTCAGATTTGCCATAACTTCCAACGCCACTTTCTATTTCCTCCACAGCAAGACTATGCAAATGAGACGGGTTAGACAGAGAATCCACTTCAAATTTTGGAAAATCAGAAACCTCCAACTTCATATCGACGTCCTCAGTAGCTTCTGTAGCGACACATCCACTATTTGATAAAATTGCAATTGATTCTCCCAACTCAGATTTGTCATTACCTCCAACATCATTTTCAGTTTCCTCAACGGAGTGGCTATGCAAATGAGCCAAATTAGACGGGGAACCCACATTACAATTTGAAAATTCAGACACCTCTGATTTCATATCAGCATCCTCAATTGCTTGCGTTTCAACACATGTACTATTTGAGAAAACTCCAAGTGGTACCCCGTGCATGTT
This genomic window contains:
- the LOC122600862 gene encoding mucin-17 isoform X2 produces the protein MDIDDNDAQDQNLHLTGEGSSKVSPILHPYALPKFEFDDSLHGHLRFDSLVDNEVFLGITSQEDNQWIEEYSRETSSIQFSSSVVESTHKNVWSEATSLESVEMLLKSVGQEEKVVEDTSIEELDVCDRCDSVNNIMDSTLQENLVEPKVSSGCEQSHALESRYEEIKISIGELDSVVSGEQKTDKICDDVHQEAIKLASESSVNELQEDPSFSKVECANAGSSWNLDASAKKSQEDLPIPETSSENARHLKNFECSKPDHIIKNKENNIDNSINCDTVVEIGTFSMEKFSAASNVECVDKQPVEGSTICKEPTVSLPLESCSMQIDEDCNAHIGSAEQSECSNSAVSDSQICSKVDHEIIDNMHGVPLGVFSNSTCVETQAIEDADMKSEVSEFSNCNVGSPSNLAHLHSHSVEETENDVGGNDKSELGESIAILSNSGCVATEATEDVDMKLEVSDFPKFEVDSLSNPSHLHSLAVEEIESGVGSYGKSEMGEALAVSLNSGCVATQATQDIDTKLEVFDFPNYTPVVETENGVGSDGKSERGEALATPPSSGCVATQATEDVDTKSNISDFHKSNVGSVSSSSHLHSHTVKETENGAGSAGISEVGEALAASPKNGSVTTQATEDVNTKSEISDYEKFNVGSVSNPSHLHSHTVEETDNGAESAGIFKTGEALAVSPNSGCVTKQTIKDADTKPEVFDFPKDSVGSLSSMIHLRSSVKEAENDVGIDGKSEIGEGSEIDDIGKTLLTSDSLAEMPAQDISNKPEISGNNAVKAHTAEIIVDSQIIQDDDATQLSESIAITKGQATNFSQRQDEESVLDFRDMDMNVVGTPDRQKVVEPSLSFEGYEGDIAMGQGSKSITTVLTDAANTVESSKISSPDTTDGAQLPSGTVSAVNVSEGQSRSPPIPGLSLLHGRNEARCSQIGITVVDIKVDCDAAAAVESSKISSPDTTDGAHLPSTTVSAADVREDQSKSLTITGLSLLHSGNKAGSSQIGTTVDIKVDCDAAAAVESSKISSPDTTDGAQLPSGTVSAADVSKDQSISPPVPGLSLLQSGNEVGSSQIGTTIVDKKVDCDAAANVESSKNSSPGITDGAQLLYETVSAADSEYQSRSPPIPGPSLLHSGNELGIFQIGTTVVDIKLDCELDCPIPAVEMDDTSDGAEKVVDELAVHCDPFVGNLNASPSEQTVEDNLGGPRCSKNLETIALPFNLTAKGDHNAEADRLVVPQESSTGEDGVEPLNLAVNTSSEQQTSVELAAPPEIAINHEVHNRDGAAVSDNPEDFSVLQTKNVELSESVGVVQEATKGNMYENSPLSTVSKDDGGLQPVSSVSETKEVTFFTFDVIASDGQNLSLLKNTKVSSASSYGSQLDPIKLPEGILAGSQLPGVAASEAGAKLVSKRKPRRQSAGRESAKKGNELKQTTSIRRSQKGEKTPALINLPASGHVTPPAKDLKSSESIECSNPKPGAGQPISTPNLPDLNSSTHLLQQSFTDNQQLQLRAQIFVYGSLISGVPPEEPHMIAAFGQSDGGRTLWEGAWHACLERIHRQKSKANNLGTPTQSRSVSGNRDSEEGIKVGSVQSKVISSPIVGPMIPVSSPLWNVSTPYDGSQSKAMPRSHFLDYRPALSPLHPCQSPHVQSIVGHNPSWPSQGPLSGQWVSSSPVTPFGARLSALPITESVKLTTVKESGVPGNPIPVDPSAGSTVSSGPSSVANVKKAMVSSGQPSSDLKSRKRKKVSTSQAEIAPLSAPVTHLSWAPRTEGYNQISFVAQTQANSGTPLATNHSSTLASLSTPLPIISKSNHGELSRGDQNMEKIVTTKDIESKIEESKVQAVDAAVHATAAVSHCQSLWSQLETQKSSGLVSDDEAKLASSAVSIAAASSVAKVAAAAAKIASNVAEQAKLMAEEVFRSSRTESNIILHDKANTVISAAREAARRRIEAASAASKHAENLDAIVKAAELAAEAVSQAGTIVSMGNPLTIRELVEAGPEGYWKTQLSNQQGYIDKQRVKTAANGKEFQTFKHGVSLQEGPGDIAKKQMILIDGISGSSTSIENGKSVVSGHKGPDLSKMVEVISGSEFASGSTYDVDHNIPQGTSGTLKENIIREGCFVEVYKDDDKIKGAWFAANVLTLKDGKAFVCYTEIKSDDGSGTLKEWVPLEAEASEAPRIRIAHPMTTLRVERTRKRGRTAITDYAWCSGDRVDVWLQDRWCEAVVVETNRIDLTSLTVRFPAQEKMSVVRSWHVRPTLIWKDFKWIEWSSLKGGRSSEGETPHEKRQKFGDHILESKEKGKESSIVIDLVEAGRHQDASVLPSSVQGSSFDIGKSSKNENNLNTHRTMKSSIQKDRSRVVFGVPKPGKKQKFMDVSTHYVPNYSVKPASHMMSRGSKDDSKNDAKEKQVAEVKSKRKPPIPSVRPLAQKDKSKTSKHMSRDAILTDKVVKDSLRVDENLLGHQNQVDFVPSSDTEDGRATSTSKASQRLNKRKIAPGDRKENKVEVRDISTSELEPRRSNRRIQPTSRLLEGLQSSLSVSKIPSVSHASQRSHKVTSKGSTDPR
- the LOC122600862 gene encoding uncharacterized protein LOC122600862 isoform X4, which codes for MDIDDNDAQDQNLHLTGEGSSKVSPILHPYALPKFEFDDSLHGHLRFDSLVDNEVFLGITSQEDNQWIEEYSRETSSIQFSSSVVESTHKNVWSEATSLESVEMLLKSVGQEEKVVEDTSIEELDVCDRCDSVNNIMDSTLQENLVEPKVSSGCEQSHALESRYEEIKISIGELDSVVSGEQKTDKICDDVHQEAIKLASESSVNELQEDPSFSKVECANAGSSWNLDASAKKSQEDLPIPETSSENARHLKNFECSKPDHIIKNKENNIDNSINCDTVVEIGTFSMEKFSAASNVECVDKQPVEGSTICKEPTVSLPLESCSMQIDEDCNAHIGSAEQSECSNSAVSDSQICSKVDHEIIDNMHGVPLGVFSNSTCVETQAIEDADMKSEVSEFSNCNVGSPSNLAHLHSHSVEETENDVGGNDKSELGESIAILSNSGCVATEATEDVDMKLEVSDFPKFEVDSLSNPSHLHSLAVEEIESGVGSYGKSEMGEALAVSLNSGCVATQATQDIDTKLEVFDFPNYTPVVETENGVGSDGKSERGEALATPPSSGCVATQATEDVDTKSNISDFHKSNVGSVSSSSHLHSHTVKETENGAGSAGISEVGEALAASPKNGSVTTQATEDVNTKSEISDYEKFNVGSVSNPSHLHSHTVEDCDAAAAVESSKISSPDTMDGAQLPSGDVFAADVSEDQSRSPPIPGLSLLHSGNEVESSQIGTTVVDIKVDCDAAAAVESSKISSPDTTDGAQLPSGTVSAADVSKDQSISPPVPGLSLLQSGNEVGSSQIGTTIVDKKVDCDAAANVESSKNSSPGITDGAQLLYETVSAADSEYQSRSPPIPGPSLLHSGNELGIFQIGTTVVDIKLDCELDCPIPAVEMDDTSDGAEKVVDELAVHCDPFVGNLNASPSEQTVEDNLGGPRCSKNLETIALPFNLTAKGDHNAEADRLVVPQESSTGEDGVEPLNLAVNTSSEQQTSVELAAPPEIAINHEVHNRDGAAVSDNPEDFSVLQTKNVELSESVGVVQEATKGNMYENSPLSTVSKDDGGLQPVSSVSETKEVTFFTFDVIASDGQNLSLLKNTKVSSASSYGSQLDPIKLPEGILAGSQLPGVAASEAGAKLVSKRKPRRQSAGRESAKKGNELKQTTSIRRSQKGEKTPALINLPASGHVTPPAKDLKSSESIECSNPKPGAGQPISTPNLPDLNSSTHLLQQSFTDNQQLQLRAQIFVYGSLISGVPPEEPHMIAAFGQSDGGRTLWEGAWHACLERIHRQKSKANNLGTPTQSRSVSGNRDSEEGIKVGSVQSKVISSPIVGPMIPVSSPLWNVSTPYDGSQSKAMPRSHFLDYRPALSPLHPCQSPHVQSIVGHNPSWPSQGPLSGQWVSSSPVTPFGARLSALPITESVKLTTVKESGVPGNPIPVDPSAGSTVSSGPSSVANVKKAMVSSGQPSSDLKSRKRKKVSTSQAEIAPLSAPVTHLSWAPRTEGYNQISFVAQTQANSGTPLATNHSSTLASLSTPLPIISKSNHGELSRGDQNMEKIVTTKDIESKIEESKVQAVDAAVHATAAVSHCQSLWSQLETQKSSGLVSDDEAKLASSAVSIAAASSVAKVAAAAAKIASNVAEQAKLMAEEVFRSSRTESNIILHDKANTVISAAREAARRRIEAASAASKHAENLDAIVKAAELAAEAVSQAGTIVSMGNPLTIRELVEAGPEGYWKTQLSNQQGYIDKQRVKTAANGKEFQTFKHGVSLQEGPGDIAKKQMILIDGISGSSTSIENGKSVVSGHKGPDLSKMVEVISGSEFASGSTYDVDHNIPQGTSGTLKENIIREGCFVEVYKDDDKIKGAWFAANVLTLKDGKAFVCYTEIKSDDGSGTLKEWVPLEAEASEAPRIRIAHPMTTLRVERTRKRGRTAITDYAWCSGDRVDVWLQDRWCEAVVVETNRIDLTSLTVRFPAQEKMSVVRSWHVRPTLIWKDFKWIEWSSLKGGRSSEGETPHEKRQKFGDHILESKEKGKESSIVIDLVEAGRHQDASVLPSSVQGSSFDIGKSSKNENNLNTHRTMKSSIQKDRSRVVFGVPKPGKKQKFMDVSTHYVPNYSVKPASHMMSRGSKDDSKNDAKEKQVAEVKSKRKPPIPSVRPLAQKDKSKTSKHMSRDAILTDKVVKDSLRVDENLLGHQNQVDFVPSSDTEDGRATSTSKASQRLNKRKIAPGDRKENKVEVRDISTSELEPRRSNRRIQPTSRLLEGLQSSLSVSKIPSVSHASQRSHKVTSKAGSTDPR